The genomic stretch GTAGCCACCAGTCGCCGAGGCTGACGCAGCAGCTCCAGGGCGTCCAGAATGCTGGTGGAGACAACGTCGGCCGAAACCAGGGTTTCAACCGCGCCCCCTTCGGACTGCACCAGGGCAATACCCAGGGCGGCGGCCTTGAGCATTTGGCCGTCATTGCGGCCGTTGCCGATCGCCACTACCCGCTCGGTGCCCAGATCGCTAACGTAGGCCAGCTTGGTTTCGGCCTGATTTTCGGGTGGGGCAATGGTCAGACTGAGGGGCAGACCCGCCAGTTCGTCTTGGGCCAGCCCAAAAGTGTCGGCGGTAATCACGTGAATCTGCAACGCCTCAGCGATCGCCGCGAGGGTTTCGCCCACCTGGGGAATGAGGCGACCGTCTGTGGCCAGAGTGCCGTTGTAGTCTAAAACGAGATCAGACAGCTGAAGATGGCGAAAGCCGGGGATGTTGATGTCGATCATGAGCTTAGCAACAATCTCAGGGCAAGAGCGATCACGGTGACAACATAGATGCGGCGGAGCCAGCAGTTGGGCAAGCGCAGCACCACTCGGCCTCCCAAAAACGCGCCC from Nodosilinea sp. FACHB-141 encodes the following:
- a CDS encoding HAD family hydrolase, with protein sequence MIDINIPGFRHLQLSDLVLDYNGTLATDGRLIPQVGETLAAIAEALQIHVITADTFGLAQDELAGLPLSLTIAPPENQAETKLAYVSDLGTERVVAIGNGRNDGQMLKAAALGIALVQSEGGAVETLVSADVVSTSILDALELLRQPRRLVATLRS